CCTTGCAACTCAAACAATGAGATTGAAATCCCTGGTCAAGAAAACTGTCATCTGAGTGAATCATCACAAACCAATACACTCCAAGATTGGGACCCCAGTGTGATGTTGAATAACCtatctttcttggaagaaaagaTTCATCAGCTCCAGGATCTAGTGCATTTGATTGCTCGTCAAAAAGGCATTGGACAACCTAATGAACTTGTAACTCAGGAACAGCAGCTCGTTACAACTGATCTCACATCAATCATTATTCAATTGATCTCTACCGCAGGTAGTCTCCTCCCTTCTGCTAGGCATAACCTTGTAAACACTAGTTCATTGGTTGGACAGATTGACCAGCTTCGTGGGACGACCATTCCTCCTGGGACCGGTGCAAGTAACGGCTGTATTCAACCACAGAATAATGGTGGAAAAATATTGTCTGATCAGTCCATGCAGACTGATCTACCTAATAGTGGTGAAATGGAGCAAAAGTACAATATGGTAGAACATGACttgaaagatgaagaagatgtaGAGGATGGAGAAAACCTTGCCCCTGGTTCATATGAGATTCTACaattagaaaaagaagaaatcctTGCTCCTCATACCCATTTCTGTACAATTTGTGGGAAGGGGTTCAAGAGAGATGCAAATCTTCGAATGCACATGCGAGGCCATGGTGACGAGTACAAAACCCCAGCAGCGCTTGCCAAACCGCACAAAGAATCTGCATCACCAAAGCCTATCAAGAGGTATTCCTGCCCCTATCCTGGCTGCAAGCGCAACAAGGATCACAAGAAGTTCCAGCCTCTGAAGACGATCTTATGTGTCAAAAACCATTACAAAAGGACGCATTGTGACAAGAGTTACACTTGCAGTAGGTGCAACACCAAGAAGTTCTCAGTCATGGCTGATCTAAAAACTCATGAAAAACACTGTGGTAAGGATAAATGGCTCTGTTCGTGTGGCACAACATTTTCTAGGAAAGACAAGCTTTTTGGGCACATTGCTCTTTTCCAAGGGCATGCACCAGCCATTCCTTTGGATGACACTAAAGGGGCAGGGGTAGCTGAGGCACCCATTCATGATAGCAAAGAGAACAACAGTAAGGTGCAGAGCATGAACTTCACTTTTGGATCAAATCCTTCAAATGCAAATGAAGTTCCAAATGCCATGGATGTAAAAGGCGATAGCGATGATCCTATCAATTATTTCTCATCATTGAACTTTGAAGCCAACTTTGGTGAGTTTAATGAATTCACCAGACCTCTATTTGATGACCCAGAAGGTTCGTTCTCTTTTGTCATGCCTGGATCTTTCAAATCTGGAGGAGAATCTAGTTCTGACAATCTTTTATAACAATGGTACTACCATTGGTTCTGTAATAACTTAATATCTATGTTTCTCTTAATTGTGAAGATATAACTTTCgggtttgtgttaaatttgtaaAGCCGGTTTAATTTCATGACCATGCAAATCCTTAAGAAGGATGTTAGATTTTCTTgatgattttataaattataaattgcgCGTCTCGGTTATTCAGCTACCTTTTACTGGGTTGTCAAAAGGACGAGCATATGCTTGATCTTTTTTAACAAACAGCTTTTATATCGGTTGTTCTCTTGTTCAAACGCCACAACTACTCCTTAGAGGCCAATAAGAATCAGAATTGCCCGAGATGAGTAAGAGTTACAAGAAAATTCTAACTGCAATTTGCGATCTTCTCTTGATCTAAAGATCTAaacatcataatttaaataataaggaagttgcaaaataaaataataacttgaatttagttataaaaatatcatcaaataatataaaaaattatcatataatcatataatttttataatatttttggattTCTTTTAGCCATGTATCCTATCATCACAGATACAGAGAACTTAAGCCATTTTAGGGGCATAAACAAAAAGGCGCGTTTCTAGTCACTCAAAGTTCTAGCCAAATAAGGAACGAACTTTCCAAATAGATGTACGTACTTCGCAATCGAGGAAGCATTCAAAATCATATATCAGACACCTTGCTCCACttaacacaaatatttatttattttttcattgcaacaataaaacaaataacaagGAGATGAATGCCAACATCACTATGCAAACCTTTTTGTAAATCATACCTTAGGACGAAAAGGATTAAATGCATTGCGTGTGAACATTTACAAAGGATCCAAAAATCCAAAAACtaaattaaggaataaaaaataagaaataagaattcTAAAGAAACAAAGtactaattaaaactaaaacacgtataaataaataaaaaaaatacataaatctcTACCTTGAAATAACCTTATTTTGGCTAGCTAAACAATCACCATGGGGTTTTGGTACTCACTAGAAGCAAGAATAAGTTTAGGTCATCAACATAAGACCTGAACAATTAATGTACATTCAACCTTAAGATTATTGTCTACAACATAAGTAAATATGGCAATCAATATGAACaaaccaaatataaaaaaatatcatacacCACTTACCTATCAGAATATAACTGAATAACTTTCATCTTAGTTCTAATCTCATTCCTTTTGTATTCTCTTTATGTTTCAACACTATAGGTATATTACCAGGGTTAGATACAGTGCCTCGTATTTTTGTGGTTGAACTATGGCTAAAATCTTTTATTTGAAAGGGATTTgaggattttgatttgattatcTGTGTACTTTCCACAAACCATCCAATTTTCTGAAGTACAAAAGACAGACAcagtaaattaaaacaattggGTATAACATGTTTCTTGCGTATGAGAGGGTTCTTGTTCTTGGGAATGGTTCTTTAGAGATATTTTATTTGTGTGGGAGAATCAGACTAAGGGCTCTATTTTTGTCTTATCATATGTGAGTCATGCATCTATATATTACTAGGACTTCTCAACATTTCATGTTTGGTTTCAGTTCCTTTCTTTGGatgaataggttttttttttaattgttaggcTTCCCTTCATAATTGACTTGTCCTGTCTGAGGAAGGACTCCCTTATTAGATTGCTTGTCTACTGTGTTGTAGATATGTCACAAAGGTTAAATGCATTGCTTGCATTTTAGGTGCTAAACCCTAAGTCATGAAGTATGAATGTCTTCTGTTTAGAATATAGAATcaagattgttttttttttttttttttttatttcacttttccCTTGGTCAGAAATTTGATACCACGAAACAGTGAATTATCTTTCAACCTGGATGCAAACACTTATTtcacattattaataattatgtgTGTGATCTGTATACTTATTttgtgtgctttttttttttgttgttttcttcaaGTGCTTAATCTCTAGATGTGCCTGTTGTGTTGGGGGCAATGTACGGGTCAACACTTGAGTAAAATGCAAATATGTGGTTGGTATGCACTTTTGAAGTAACAAATGGGTGCTACATGCTAAGAGAAGGAAACAATTCCTATCAGTTAACCAAGAGCTGGGCATGATATCTGTTGCCATGGACATAGACCTTTCACACTCCCTTTCGATACAAGTTCTCATGACtcaataaattcaattttgtatttacaatttttttggaGTAAAGTACCAAATTAGTCTCTCACTTTTGGAGGCGGTGTCAATTTGATCCctgagatttaaaaaatgtcaaaatgatCCTCGATTTTACATTCTGTTTGTCACGTTAGTCTCTGCTGTTAGTAGTCTCTTAACACCGTTAGTAAATATGTGATGTAGCATGTTAAGTGCCACTTGGACACACACGTGGAACTTCCACATCAGTTTCTTCTACTTGCTACGTAAGGAAGGACTAAATTGacattaaagaaactaaaatgacaTAATTTAGTTGATCATGTTTTTTTCCAAAATGTTAAAACCCTAACGGCTACTTTATCATAATGGAAGTTTGTAAACTAAAACAAACATAGGAAAAATAAAGTTACAAATCATGAATGCAAGTTTGTCAAGTAAGAATAACGCCTCAACAAATCAACCCATTCACCCAAAGCCCCTCTCATTCATTATTGGAACACACGCATCTCAAACAGAGAACACTTCCTTCTCTCAAAAGCTTCACATCTCACACTACACCACTACGTTATTCTCAGTAACCTCTTAAACCAAAATCCCAAACCCTTCACTCTCAAAAACTACTCCAACAGTTTAAACGCAAACAACAACGCGTTTGAATGATATAGTGTTGGTTCATCTACGCTGGTTCAACACGAGAAGACCAAATGCAGTGAAAAACAAAACCCTTATCTCTACTGGAAAGCACTGATTGCGTCAATCAATAGTGAAGGATGACGATGATCGACGTGGAACACACAAAAGCACTGATTGCGTCAATGAACAGTgaagaatgacgaagaacgacaaccaccaccaccactgaGAGAGCGATGATCGATGTGGACCTAGCATAGGAACACTATCCTTCAACCATAGGAGGGAGAAAATGGTGAGAGGAAATTCATCACGTTTTCAATTAAACTAAAAACTATTAGGGATCAATTTGACACTATATACAAAAATTGACTCTTCATTTTCcaatataacatttaaaattatgtcataTTAGTCCCTATGACATGGTTATTTCCCAATTAcacttattttgatattttttttaatttcagggACCAAATTGACAGCTCCTACAAAAGTGAGGAACTAATTTAGTACTTTACTCAAAATCTTCTTgtatataatttcaaaaattgagtaaattatattaaccATTTATGAGATTTCGCAAAATTACACAAActctttatgtttctttttactcctatatatatatatatatatatatgtatcaaTTTCCgtgaaaataaatcaataaataaataaataattgtttctatttttttcatgatACATAGGAGAGTGCAAGATCCAACCAAACACGTAGGCTTTATAAATATCTTGTATACACAGTGGCATTTAAGCATTATTAGAATTTGTTTACAAGAATAATGTAAGTGTAATTATGAAAAatcttatttacttatttaaatttattatataaacatgTTTGTTTGGGAAAGCTTGGGCAATTGCTTAAGATATATCCATAAGCTGGTTTAagcttatttttattaaactcTTCACATGACGTACGAAAACATAAATACTTCTATAAAAAAACAGTTTGATTCTGCCGATTCTTCGATTATAAAagcaattttatatttactaacactattttatatgttataattataaattaattatcattatgATGACATTTAATGA
The Glycine max cultivar Williams 82 chromosome 16, Glycine_max_v4.0, whole genome shotgun sequence genome window above contains:
- the LOC100500526 gene encoding C2H2 zinc finger domain-containing protein, which gives rise to MDSNGSLRANTWARSSSLTSPASGLSSDPLSFPGFGLQHNQQKWDVPSNSDFGIRAEAPFKEFNQPSQTQSPLPCNSNNEIEIPGQENCHLSESSQTNTLQDWDPSVMLNNLSFLEEKIHQLQDLVHLIARQKGIGQPNELVTQEQQLVTTDLTSIIIQLISTAGSLLPSARHNLVNTSSLVGQIDQLRGTTIPPGTGASNGCIQPQNNGGKILSDQSMQTDLPNSGEMEQKYNMVEHDLKDEEDVEDGENLAPGSYEILQLEKEEILAPHTHFCTICGKGFKRDANLRMHMRGHGDEYKTPAALAKPHKESASPKPIKRYSCPYPGCKRNKDHKKFQPLKTILCVKNHYKRTHCDKSYTCSRCNTKKFSVMADLKTHEKHCGKDKWLCSCGTTFSRKDKLFGHIALFQGHAPAIPLDDTKGAGVAEAPIHDSKENNSKVQSMNFTFGSNPSNANEVPNAMDVKGDSDDPINYFSSLNFEANFGEFNEFTRPLFDDPEGSFSFVMPGSFKSGGESSSDNLL